A region of Nostoc sp. 'Peltigera membranacea cyanobiont' N6 DNA encodes the following proteins:
- a CDS encoding nickel/cobalt transporter, producing the protein MKKLLHYFAWNTAIIAICLFWMPKADAHPLGNFTINHYAGVQVAANGVGIDYVLDMAEIPAFQEINHLDTNRDRKAEPVETVQYPEQKCQEVNSHLELLIDKHLQALSLVKSTVEFPPGVGGLSTLRLSCNFQGSMELVGANQLIEFEDKFYPQRLGWREITVAANGVTIQGSFTSNSITNRLRDYPTELLSSPLDQRRIDFKLNPSVTSSEQAPPPEVKSSSRLDNALTGRSNDIFTSLITQENHNFLTILIALAIAFLWGGLHALSPGHGKTIVGAYLVGSRSNAKHALFLGLTVTVTHTASIFLLGLVTLGTSQFVLTEQLYPWLSVISGLLVIGIGLNLFISRLQGHSHDHEHENHQHSHDHHHHHHHHEHSHLPSHGDVSSMKWSSLLALGISGGLLPCPSALVVLLSAIAMGRVGFGLALVSAFSLGLAAVLTGIGLMLVYAKNRFEHLPLQIPRIKMLPVASALCITLIGLGITSQALLAHPWN; encoded by the coding sequence ATGAAAAAGCTGCTACATTACTTCGCTTGGAATACTGCAATTATCGCAATATGTTTATTTTGGATGCCAAAAGCGGATGCCCATCCTTTAGGTAATTTTACCATCAATCACTACGCAGGAGTGCAGGTAGCAGCCAATGGTGTGGGAATTGATTATGTTCTAGACATGGCAGAGATTCCGGCTTTTCAGGAAATTAATCACTTAGATACTAATCGCGATCGCAAAGCTGAACCTGTAGAGACAGTTCAATACCCCGAACAAAAATGCCAGGAAGTCAACTCACATCTGGAACTGTTGATCGATAAACATCTGCAAGCACTGTCTTTGGTAAAATCAACAGTCGAATTTCCTCCAGGTGTCGGAGGATTATCTACACTGCGGCTGAGTTGTAATTTTCAGGGATCAATGGAGTTAGTCGGCGCGAATCAGTTAATAGAATTTGAAGACAAGTTCTACCCGCAGCGCTTGGGCTGGCGTGAAATTACTGTGGCTGCAAATGGCGTGACCATTCAAGGTAGTTTCACCTCTAACAGTATCACCAACCGCTTGAGAGATTACCCCACTGAGTTACTTAGTAGTCCTCTCGACCAACGTCGGATTGACTTTAAACTCAATCCGTCTGTGACATCAAGCGAACAAGCGCCTCCACCGGAAGTTAAATCATCCAGCCGTTTAGATAATGCTTTGACAGGAAGAAGCAACGATATCTTCACTAGCCTAATTACCCAGGAAAATCATAATTTCCTGACTATCTTAATAGCTCTAGCGATCGCCTTTTTATGGGGTGGTTTACACGCCCTGTCCCCTGGTCATGGGAAAACGATAGTCGGTGCTTATCTAGTGGGTTCCCGTAGTAATGCCAAACACGCTCTATTCCTGGGGTTGACTGTGACGGTTACTCATACAGCTAGCATATTTCTTTTAGGCCTGGTAACACTTGGCACGTCTCAGTTTGTGCTGACTGAACAATTATACCCTTGGCTAAGTGTAATCTCTGGTCTGCTAGTAATTGGAATTGGTTTAAATTTGTTCATCAGTCGATTACAAGGTCATTCACACGACCATGAGCATGAAAACCATCAACACAGCCACGACCACCATCATCACCATCATCACCACGAGCATTCGCATCTACCGTCTCACGGTGATGTAAGTTCCATGAAGTGGTCTAGCCTACTAGCGCTGGGAATATCGGGCGGCTTGTTACCTTGTCCTTCAGCCTTAGTAGTGTTGCTGAGTGCGATCGCAATGGGACGAGTTGGCTTTGGACTAGCGCTAGTGTCTGCCTTTAGCTTAGGTCTAGCAGCAGTACTAACTGGAATCGGCTTAATGCTAGTCTACGCCAAAAATCGGTTTGAGCATTTGCCACTCCAGATCCCCAGGATCAAGATGTTACCCGTAGCAAGTGCCTTATGTATTACCCTAATTGGCTTAGGTATTACTTCACAAGCTTTGCTTGCTCATCCCTGGAACTAG
- a CDS encoding ATP-binding protein has product MTSLLQRLSAERNRRFVGREREVELFLDAIASRELPFHILHVFGPGGVGKTTLMQQFLRFCERSKISTIYVEGRNIEAAPESFISTLHSLMALNESDSPLDVLAQREERNVILIDTYEAITQLDEWLREVFLPHLSVNTLIVIAGRNPLSSGWCSDPGWQALMQTLPLRNLTPEESQTYLTTRDIPTTQHQAILEFTHGHPLALSLVAEVFAQGKEISFQAESAPNVVKTLLSRFIKEVPTPLHRMALEACATIRLTTEAALNQILAVPENTLAGEAHSLGEILDVHDLFEWLRGLSFIESGQLGLFPHDLAREVLIADLRWRNSELYTELHHRARQYYTKRLGQTQGQEKHRVLLDYVFLHRDNSAIRSCFTWGEQSSLLTDSLRETDKTALRGMVAEYEGEESAKIADHWLQRQPRNVVVFRDLHSEPAGFAMMVALQTATVEDLIADPGALASWQYLQTHAPLRPSEGATIFRFWMARDTYQAVSPTQSLIFINFVQYFQKTPGLAYTFLPCAQADSWTAMLNYFDLTRLSETDFTVEGRHYGVYGHDWRIVSPAAWKEILARKEVTTAGESVDNTPVGEPLLVLSQPEFVEAVQNALRNFSCPDALQNNPLVRSRSVYEVLSQSVSEQVATKASMSESPKETQLSDEKPHFVHRRDAWDGQSQRVKVLQNLVKQAVESLQSSPRDEKLYRAVYRTYLNPAATQEQAAELLDLPFSTYRRHLKAGMTRVTDILWQREIS; this is encoded by the coding sequence ATGACATCTCTATTACAGCGACTAAGTGCAGAACGAAATCGCAGATTTGTAGGACGTGAGCGGGAAGTGGAGCTATTTCTTGATGCGATCGCATCAAGAGAATTACCTTTTCACATTTTGCACGTCTTTGGCCCTGGCGGTGTGGGCAAGACAACCCTCATGCAGCAGTTTTTACGGTTTTGTGAACGGTCAAAAATCTCAACTATCTACGTAGAAGGACGTAATATAGAAGCCGCGCCAGAATCTTTTATTAGCACGTTGCATTCGTTGATGGCATTGAATGAATCAGATTCGCCTCTGGATGTGCTAGCGCAAAGAGAAGAACGTAATGTAATTTTAATTGATACTTATGAAGCTATTACCCAGTTAGATGAATGGCTGCGGGAAGTATTCTTACCCCATTTGTCTGTTAATACCTTAATTGTGATTGCTGGACGCAATCCTCTCTCATCTGGTTGGTGTAGCGATCCAGGTTGGCAAGCTTTGATGCAGACTTTGCCCCTACGCAACCTGACGCCAGAAGAAAGTCAAACTTATCTCACCACACGAGATATTCCCACTACACAACACCAGGCGATTCTAGAATTTACCCACGGACATCCTCTAGCATTATCTTTGGTTGCTGAGGTATTTGCTCAGGGAAAAGAAATCTCTTTTCAAGCAGAATCTGCTCCCAATGTTGTTAAAACACTGTTGTCAAGATTCATCAAAGAAGTACCAACACCCCTACACCGTATGGCTTTAGAAGCTTGTGCAACGATCCGGCTGACTACCGAAGCCGCACTAAATCAAATATTGGCTGTGCCTGAAAATACTTTGGCTGGTGAAGCTCACTCTTTAGGGGAAATACTTGATGTTCACGATTTATTTGAGTGGTTGCGCGGACTGTCGTTTATCGAATCAGGGCAATTGGGTTTATTTCCCCACGATTTAGCACGCGAAGTTTTAATTGCTGACTTGCGTTGGCGTAATTCGGAATTATACACGGAATTACACCACCGAGCGCGTCAATATTATACTAAACGACTAGGACAAACCCAAGGGCAAGAAAAGCATCGAGTGCTACTTGATTATGTTTTTTTGCATCGGGATAACTCGGCGATTCGATCCTGTTTCACCTGGGGTGAGCAAAGTAGTTTATTGACAGACTCACTACGGGAAACTGACAAAACCGCACTGCGGGGGATGGTGGCAGAATACGAAGGCGAAGAATCAGCAAAAATAGCAGACCACTGGTTGCAGCGCCAACCGAGGAATGTAGTAGTATTTCGTGACTTGCACTCCGAACCTGCGGGATTTGCAATGATGGTGGCATTGCAGACAGCAACTGTTGAAGATTTGATTGCAGATCCGGGCGCTCTTGCATCTTGGCAATATCTCCAAACCCATGCACCATTACGCCCTAGCGAAGGCGCAACTATTTTCCGCTTCTGGATGGCGCGGGACACTTATCAAGCTGTTTCCCCCACCCAAAGTCTAATTTTCATTAATTTTGTGCAGTATTTTCAGAAAACACCGGGGTTAGCATACACCTTTCTACCTTGTGCCCAAGCAGATAGTTGGACAGCAATGTTAAACTACTTCGACTTAACACGACTTTCTGAAACCGATTTTACAGTTGAGGGAAGACACTATGGTGTTTATGGGCATGACTGGCGAATTGTATCACCTGCCGCATGGAAGGAAATTTTGGCCCGAAAAGAGGTTACAACTGCCGGAGAATCTGTAGATAATACTCCAGTCGGTGAACCTCTGTTAGTTCTTAGTCAGCCAGAATTTGTGGAGGCGGTGCAGAATGCGTTACGTAACTTTAGTTGTCCTGATGCATTACAGAATAATCCATTAGTGCGATCGCGGAGCGTGTACGAAGTACTCTCGCAAAGCGTGTCAGAACAAGTTGCCACAAAAGCAAGTATGAGCGAGAGTCCAAAGGAAACGCAACTCTCCGACGAGAAGCCGCACTTTGTTCACCGACGCGATGCCTGGGATGGACAAAGCCAACGCGTTAAAGTTTTACAAAATCTGGTGAAACAAGCAGTTGAATCCTTGCAATCATCCCCGCGTGATGAAAAACTCTACCGCGCTGTTTATCGAACTTATTTAAATCCCGCCGCCACGCAAGAACAAGCAGCTGAATTACTAGATTTGCCTTTCAGTACGTATCGCCGTCATCTAAAAGCTGGGATGACAAGAGTTACAGATATTTTATGGCAAAGAGAAATTAGCTAA
- a CDS encoding plasmid replication protein, CyRepA1 family: MTIYRKIPMRQNIGGNMTFLPTDFQAKHLQEWLSSGVDEEIIALNVRSLSGTLPYEYLLWGTQALEERFRRKYPELRILRIDSESVADPSHAAFGCIAHLNEILTQYDLVIASPSLETGVSIDIRGHFDGVWGIFQGVQPVNSVRQMLARVRETVDRHIWVREWGMSVVGNGSTTIGGLLRSQHVATQANIALLSAADNDDYSFVDQNFQPESLQTWGKRGSVINVEMRRYRESVLAGLVEDGYIVIDTDDVDDDESGAVIESVKAASVELYTAECKAIADSPTISDPQLKKLQDTRAKTKTERHQQRKAELSRRYEVDVTPNLVEKDDDGWYPQLRMHYYLTLGREFLTNRDAKRAKAQLEAGENSVWKPDFNRGQMLPAVLLLEELNLLQLLPRREQLRSSDEAMQEFKALAVKHRHVIKNYLHVTISEKLTSIAIAQKLLAKIDLKLNYVGRLGKRENRECVYRFVAPDDERNSIFGQWLNRDELFLSESVSVSNKISTTTPVTDTTSLSISHNTEVVSGTNNIVFATPLSDTTPHTPENIAILEWKGLMLKMQLGLNSAGSFYSELISKVGSAVGVADSEPYWNGYLGQWQVWVNFGGGCTSVVCDWLVVV; the protein is encoded by the coding sequence ATGACCATATACCGCAAAATTCCCATGCGTCAAAATATTGGAGGGAATATGACATTTTTACCGACCGATTTTCAAGCCAAGCACCTACAAGAGTGGCTCAGTAGCGGGGTTGATGAAGAAATCATTGCTCTGAATGTGCGTTCGCTGTCTGGGACTTTACCCTACGAATATCTGCTCTGGGGAACCCAAGCTTTGGAAGAACGTTTTCGTCGGAAATACCCAGAATTGCGAATCCTCAGAATTGACAGTGAATCTGTTGCTGACCCCTCTCATGCGGCTTTCGGTTGTATCGCTCACTTGAACGAAATTCTTACCCAGTACGATTTGGTTATCGCTTCTCCAAGTTTAGAAACTGGAGTCAGCATCGACATTCGAGGACATTTTGATGGTGTTTGGGGGATTTTTCAGGGAGTGCAGCCGGTTAACTCTGTGCGTCAGATGTTGGCAAGGGTTAGGGAGACAGTTGACCGTCACATTTGGGTCAGAGAGTGGGGGATGTCGGTTGTGGGCAATGGTTCCACAACGATAGGAGGATTGCTGAGAAGTCAACACGTCGCAACACAAGCGAACATTGCGCTGTTGTCGGCGGCGGACAATGACGACTATAGCTTTGTTGACCAGAACTTTCAGCCGGAGTCATTGCAGACTTGGGGTAAGCGTGGTTCTGTCATCAACGTCGAAATGCGGCGCTATCGAGAGTCTGTGCTTGCGGGATTAGTCGAGGATGGTTATATCGTTATTGATACTGACGATGTTGATGATGATGAAAGTGGCGCAGTAATCGAGTCGGTTAAAGCCGCATCTGTTGAATTGTATACTGCGGAGTGTAAAGCGATCGCGGATTCTCCAACCATCTCTGATCCCCAACTCAAGAAGCTGCAAGACACAAGGGCGAAAACCAAAACTGAACGACACCAGCAACGCAAGGCTGAATTATCCCGTCGCTACGAAGTTGACGTGACCCCTAATTTGGTGGAGAAGGATGACGACGGCTGGTATCCTCAACTGCGGATGCACTATTATTTGACGCTGGGACGAGAGTTTCTGACAAACCGTGATGCGAAACGAGCAAAAGCGCAGTTAGAGGCTGGGGAGAATTCGGTTTGGAAACCAGATTTTAACAGGGGGCAGATGTTACCTGCTGTGTTGTTGTTAGAAGAACTGAATCTGTTGCAGTTGCTCCCCAGGCGTGAGCAACTGCGTTCTTCTGACGAGGCGATGCAGGAGTTTAAAGCGCTGGCTGTAAAGCATCGGCACGTTATCAAAAATTACCTTCACGTGACTATCTCAGAAAAACTGACTTCCATAGCGATCGCACAGAAACTACTTGCCAAGATTGATTTGAAGTTGAACTACGTTGGTCGGTTGGGTAAGCGTGAAAATCGGGAGTGCGTTTATCGGTTTGTTGCACCTGATGATGAGCGTAATTCAATTTTTGGGCAGTGGTTAAATCGAGATGAACTGTTTCTTAGTGAGTCGGTGTCAGTCAGTAATAAAATAAGTACAACTACACCAGTAACTGACACAACATCACTATCCATATCGCACAATACTGAAGTGGTGTCAGGCACTAATAATATAGTCTTTGCAACACCACTCAGTGACACGACACCACATACCCCAGAAAATATCGCGATTCTTGAATGGAAGGGGCTGATGCTGAAAATGCAGCTTGGGCTAAATAGCGCTGGCTCGTTCTACAGCGAGTTAATCTCCAAGGTTGGCTCGGCTGTTGGCGTTGCTGATAGTGAGCCTTACTGGAATGGATACCTGGGGCAGTGGCAAGTTTGGGTTAACTTTGGAGGTGGGTGTACGTCTGTGGTCTGTGATTGGTTGGTGGTGGTGTAG
- a CDS encoding alpha-ketoglutarate-dependent dioxygenase AlkB family protein: MQQLTLFPESAPTLPVNYYPEFLNKEEADELYQHCQELQWKQNQIRMLGKTMPVPRLECIYGDEGCDYLYSKSVLLKPLPWTLALAQLRDRITAATGYSFRIVIANQYRSGQDSIGWHSDSEPSMGFNPAIASVSLGSCRKFQIKPIGGRPTDFWLEHGSLLVMHPGCQSTHLHQVPKTNKVVSTRINLTFRPHTGRRI, translated from the coding sequence ATGCAACAACTAACTTTATTTCCCGAATCTGCTCCTACTTTACCAGTCAACTATTATCCAGAATTTTTGAACAAGGAAGAAGCCGACGAACTCTACCAACATTGCCAAGAACTGCAATGGAAACAAAATCAAATCAGGATGCTGGGTAAAACGATGCCTGTGCCTCGCCTAGAGTGCATTTATGGCGATGAAGGTTGTGATTACCTCTACTCCAAGAGCGTACTACTTAAACCACTGCCTTGGACTTTAGCGCTAGCCCAACTGCGAGATAGGATTACTGCTGCTACTGGCTACAGCTTCCGTATTGTCATCGCCAATCAGTACAGGAGCGGACAAGACAGTATCGGCTGGCACTCTGACAGCGAGCCATCGATGGGATTTAACCCTGCGATTGCATCAGTCAGCCTGGGTTCATGCCGCAAATTCCAGATCAAACCCATTGGTGGCAGACCAACGGATTTCTGGCTGGAACACGGCAGTTTACTCGTGATGCACCCAGGCTGTCAGTCTACACATCTTCACCAAGTTCCCAAGACCAACAAAGTGGTTAGCACACGTATTAATCTCACGTTTCGACCGCATACAGGGAGAAGGATCTGA
- a CDS encoding IS1380 family transposase produces MTPNKNDCIPEQFIFEQVKSCPVIVNFKGEPVTSDAGLTLIAELDRKRKITSRLATCFKDYREPNKIIHPVNSLIAQRIYGLIMGYEDINDHETLRHDPIFSLAVGKIINSGQESITLAGKSTLNRLEHCPENVSSRADSRYHRIEHDASAIETLLVELFIESDRKPPRQIILDLDVTDNLVHGNQEETFFNPYYRGYCYAPLYIFCGKQILAAKLRASNVDPAGGGLEELQRVIKIIRSKWKDVKIIIRGDSAYSRDDIMSWCESQSEIDYVFGLAPNNRLLQLSQSIKYRSSQEYSGKIQPIVEFFQSLFPPSPDLKNDAAAFIDNSVWDCSLNYQTLDSWSRNRRVVAKVEYSYEEVDTRFVVTSLPINKIPPGRLYTQKYCPRGNMENCLKEQKLGLHSDRTSTHTFEGNQLRLWFASIAYILMNALREQCLAKTEFKNATVETIRTKLLKLGAVITISKRRVVIAISSACPYKEIFSMVYKYLSQLPCPG; encoded by the coding sequence ATGACCCCAAATAAAAACGATTGTATACCGGAACAGTTCATATTTGAACAAGTAAAGTCATGTCCAGTTATAGTTAATTTCAAGGGTGAACCTGTAACATCGGATGCAGGACTAACACTAATTGCGGAACTGGACAGAAAAAGAAAAATAACATCACGACTGGCAACATGTTTCAAAGATTACCGAGAGCCAAATAAGATTATACATCCAGTTAATAGCTTAATTGCACAAAGAATATATGGCTTAATCATGGGCTATGAGGATATAAATGACCACGAAACTTTACGTCATGATCCGATATTTTCGCTTGCGGTTGGAAAAATTATTAATTCGGGACAAGAATCAATTACTTTAGCTGGAAAAAGTACCTTAAATCGGCTTGAGCATTGTCCAGAAAATGTATCATCAAGAGCAGATAGTAGATATCACCGTATTGAACATGATGCATCAGCGATAGAAACATTACTAGTTGAGCTATTTATAGAATCGGATCGAAAGCCACCACGACAGATAATTTTAGATTTAGATGTTACCGATAATTTAGTTCATGGGAATCAAGAAGAAACATTTTTTAACCCTTATTATCGAGGGTATTGTTATGCTCCACTTTATATTTTCTGTGGGAAACAAATACTAGCTGCAAAACTTCGGGCATCTAATGTTGACCCAGCAGGAGGTGGGTTAGAAGAATTACAACGAGTCATAAAAATAATCCGCTCAAAATGGAAAGATGTAAAAATTATTATTCGCGGAGATAGTGCATATTCGAGAGACGATATAATGAGTTGGTGTGAATCTCAAAGTGAAATTGATTATGTATTTGGACTTGCTCCAAATAATCGTTTACTTCAGTTATCTCAATCAATAAAGTATCGTTCATCTCAGGAATACTCAGGAAAAATTCAACCCATAGTTGAGTTTTTTCAAAGCTTATTTCCTCCATCACCAGATTTAAAAAATGATGCAGCAGCATTTATTGATAACTCAGTTTGGGATTGTTCTCTTAACTATCAAACTCTAGATAGCTGGAGCCGTAATCGTCGTGTTGTCGCCAAAGTTGAGTATAGCTATGAAGAAGTAGATACACGCTTTGTAGTAACTTCGCTCCCCATTAATAAAATTCCGCCAGGACGACTTTATACTCAGAAATATTGTCCACGAGGCAATATGGAGAATTGTCTAAAAGAACAAAAACTAGGGTTACATAGTGATAGAACTAGTACCCATACGTTTGAAGGAAATCAATTACGCTTGTGGTTTGCATCTATTGCTTACATTTTAATGAATGCCCTGCGAGAGCAATGTTTAGCAAAAACGGAATTCAAAAATGCAACTGTTGAGACTATCCGCACAAAACTATTGAAGCTAGGGGCAGTTATTACTATTAGTAAACGACGAGTTGTAATCGCAATTAGTAGTGCTTGCCCTTATAAGGAGATTTTTTCAATGGTTTATAAGTATTTATCTCAACTACCTTGTCCTGGTTAA
- a CDS encoding Ig-like domain-containing protein — MQYTFWQFLTPISSSFVRNPGYAYDIIASDADSDRLTYILDQASRNLGMTLDTLGRLRWTPTAGNVGSHTVVVTVNDGNGKTGQQQYNLSVAADTEAPKVRLIANYDLVNLGESITFQARATDNTKVAGLQLLIDGTAVVLDSNGMATFTPTIAGTIIAKAIATDAAGNPGEATFSVVVIDPSDVNAPDVSLNLGAIAQGTVTAPVEIKGTVSDDNLDYYRLLVAPIGSSDFREIFRGTSTVNNDVLGKFDPSLLENDSYTLRLEAHDKGGNVSFVEDTVNVSGELKLGNFRLSFTDLSIPVTGIPITLTRTYDTLTSSTTDDFGYGWRMEFRDTDLRTSVGKPSGEVAELGGQNPFKDGTKVYITLPGGKREGFTFKPTIDPLSQYLRGAGGVDSDPNIYRPSFVADAGVTYTLTVQNTRIIHGAGTSQYYGLGGSAYNPADTYFGGVYTLTTKGGIVYQIDAATGDLLTVTDTNGNTLTYTDADITSSTGQKITFGRDAQGRIATVTDPAGKQIHYQYNAQGDLVSVTDREDNITQMEYDQERSHYLDKIIDPLGRTGIKNEYGDDGRLKYLEDVNGQKVEMSYDPNNSRQTVIDQLGHATTYEYDARGNILTEIDAEGQITKRKYDDNNYVLEETVISDRSGPNGFTTKYTYDSLGNKLTEEDALGNITRYTYGDKSRLLTETDALGRTTTNTYSRSGNLRSTTDALGNTSSYDYDLRGQLRSVKDANGNVTTFDYDDNGNVTSVTDALGNVTAYSYNTNGDKLTETRRMTLANSQVRELLTTWTYDDNGRMKTMTNAENHTTTYEYDKLGHQTAVIDALQHKTEYKYDDRGQLVATIYADDTPDNPDDNLRETSRYDQAGRTIATIDKAGRETRFVYDDVGRLIETLNPDSTPDNWDDNTKTRTEYYSDGLVKAQIDERGNRTEFRYDADGRQNQVIYADDTPATLTDNPRTTYTYDKAGQRISETDALNHTTSYKYDDLGRLVKTEFNDKTYTTSEYDNLSRRIAITDQNSKRTEYSYDVLGRLTGVKNALQDWTEYGYNEVGNLISQTDANQHTTSFEYDGVGRRTVVILPMGQQSDMTYDAVGNLKTGAMRFC; from the coding sequence TTGCAATATACATTTTGGCAGTTTTTGACCCCTATTTCTTCAAGCTTTGTGAGAAATCCGGGTTATGCCTACGACATCATAGCTAGTGATGCCGACAGCGATCGCTTGACCTACATCCTCGACCAAGCATCCCGTAATCTGGGCATGACGCTGGATACTCTCGGCAGACTGCGCTGGACACCGACTGCTGGCAATGTTGGCAGTCACACAGTTGTAGTAACAGTGAATGACGGCAATGGCAAAACTGGGCAGCAACAGTATAATCTGTCGGTGGCTGCTGATACTGAAGCACCAAAAGTCAGACTTATTGCGAATTACGACCTAGTAAATCTAGGCGAGTCGATAACTTTTCAAGCACGAGCTACAGATAATACCAAGGTGGCAGGCTTGCAATTGCTGATTGACGGAACTGCGGTAGTGCTGGATAGCAATGGTATGGCAACTTTTACGCCTACCATTGCCGGGACGATTATTGCTAAAGCGATCGCCACAGATGCGGCTGGTAATCCTGGTGAAGCTACATTCAGCGTGGTTGTAATTGATCCTAGCGATGTGAATGCGCCGGATGTTAGTCTGAACTTGGGTGCGATCGCGCAAGGTACAGTCACCGCGCCTGTTGAGATTAAAGGCACGGTCAGCGATGATAACCTCGATTACTACCGCTTGCTGGTTGCGCCCATTGGCAGTAGCGATTTCAGAGAGATTTTCCGAGGCACAAGCACTGTTAATAATGATGTACTAGGCAAGTTTGACCCGTCTTTACTGGAAAACGATTCGTACACTTTGCGACTGGAAGCTCATGATAAGGGCGGGAATGTCAGCTTTGTAGAAGACACGGTTAATGTTTCTGGCGAATTGAAACTCGGTAACTTTAGGCTGTCGTTCACTGATTTGTCGATTCCTGTTACTGGCATCCCCATTACACTGACACGCACCTATGACACGCTAACATCAAGTACTACTGACGACTTTGGCTATGGGTGGCGCATGGAATTCAGGGATACGGATTTGCGGACTTCTGTCGGCAAACCTAGTGGAGAAGTTGCAGAACTGGGGGGTCAGAATCCCTTCAAAGACGGTACGAAAGTATACATTACGCTTCCTGGCGGAAAGCGGGAAGGGTTTACTTTTAAGCCGACAATTGACCCGCTATCTCAGTATTTGAGAGGTGCTGGTGGTGTTGATTCTGACCCGAATATATATCGTCCCTCGTTTGTTGCTGATGCTGGCGTAACCTATACGCTTACGGTGCAAAACACCCGCATCATTCATGGCGCTGGTACTAGCCAGTATTACGGTCTAGGTGGCAGTGCTTATAATCCTGCTGACACTTATTTTGGTGGTGTTTATACGCTGACCACGAAAGGGGGTATTGTTTACCAGATTGACGCAGCAACGGGTGATTTGTTGACTGTTACTGACACTAACGGTAACACGTTAACCTATACGGATGCGGATATTACTAGTTCGACTGGGCAAAAAATAACCTTTGGGCGGGATGCTCAGGGCAGAATTGCGACGGTGACTGACCCGGCTGGTAAGCAAATTCATTACCAGTATAATGCTCAGGGCGATTTGGTAAGCGTAACCGACCGGGAAGATAATATTACGCAGATGGAGTATGACCAAGAGCGATCGCACTATCTCGACAAAATCATCGATCCCTTGGGCAGGACTGGTATCAAGAACGAGTACGGTGATGACGGGCGGTTGAAGTATCTGGAAGATGTTAACGGTCAAAAGGTGGAAATGTCCTATGACCCGAATAACTCCAGGCAGACTGTAATAGACCAACTCGGTCATGCTACTACGTATGAATATGATGCCAGAGGCAATATTCTTACTGAGATTGACGCAGAAGGGCAAATAACCAAACGTAAGTACGACGATAATAACTATGTTTTGGAAGAAACCGTCATTTCAGACCGTTCTGGTCCAAATGGTTTTACAACAAAATATACCTACGATAGCCTTGGTAATAAGCTAACGGAAGAAGACGCATTAGGCAACATCACACGCTACACTTATGGCGACAAGAGCCGCCTACTGACTGAGACTGATGCCTTGGGTCGCACGACAACTAACACCTACAGTAGGAGCGGTAATTTGCGTTCAACTACTGATGCTCTTGGTAACACCAGTAGTTATGACTACGATCTCAGAGGTCAACTTCGGTCTGTCAAAGATGCTAACGGTAATGTCACAACCTTTGATTACGATGACAATGGTAATGTTACCAGCGTTACAGATGCGTTAGGCAATGTTACAGCTTACAGTTATAACACCAACGGAGACAAGCTGACTGAAACTCGTCGAATGACTCTCGCCAATAGCCAGGTACGAGAATTGTTGACAACCTGGACGTATGATGACAACGGTCGAATGAAAACGATGACCAATGCCGAAAATCATACAACGACTTATGAATATGATAAATTAGGTCATCAAACTGCGGTTATTGATGCACTTCAGCACAAAACTGAGTATAAATACGATGATAGAGGTCAGTTGGTTGCAACGATTTACGCAGACGACACGCCTGATAATCCTGATGACAACTTGCGAGAAACCAGCCGCTATGATCAAGCTGGGCGTACAATTGCAACTATTGATAAAGCAGGACGTGAGACGCGCTTTGTTTATGATGATGTCGGTAGGCTAATTGAAACTCTCAATCCAGATTCAACACCAGATAATTGGGATGACAATACTAAAACTCGTACTGAATATTACAGCGATGGTCTGGTGAAAGCCCAAATTGACGAACGCGGTAATCGCACAGAGTTTCGCTACGATGCTGATGGTCGGCAAAATCAGGTAATTTACGCAGATGATACACCTGCAACTTTAACAGATAACCCGAGAACTACTTACACTTATGACAAGGCAGGGCAGCGTATTTCTGAAACTGATGCGCTCAATCACACCACTAGCTATAAATACGATGATTTGGGGCGGTTAGTTAAGACTGAGTTCAACGACAAAACTTACACCACTAGTGAATACGATAACCTGAGTCGGCGAATTGCAATAACCGACCAAAATAGCAAGCGGACTGAGTATAGCTATGATGTTTTAGGTCGCTTGACTGGGGTGAAGAATGCACTTCAAGATTGGACAGAATACGGATACAACGAAGTTGGCAACCTGATTTCACAAACAGATGCTAATCAGCACACAACTAGTTTTGAATATGATGGTGTGGGAAGACGCACGGTGGTAATTTTGCCAATGGGTCAGCAGTCAGATATGACCTATGATGCAGTCGGCAACCTGAAGACGGGAGCAATGCGATTTTGTTAG